A genomic stretch from Chitinophaga agri includes:
- a CDS encoding MGMT family protein yields the protein MAVNIVHTHMKKYRNPNEPPSLPIGTTESKKSDVSFYDRVFELVRLVPKGRVTTYGAIAEAAGIRLSARMVGWALNNAGKAKPKVPAHRVVNRVGLLSAKHQFATPTLMQELLEQEGIAIKDDKILNFKDVLWLPGKPRAGK from the coding sequence ATGGCTGTAAACATTGTCCATACGCATATGAAAAAGTACCGGAACCCAAACGAACCGCCCTCCTTGCCAATAGGCACAACGGAGAGCAAGAAAAGTGACGTATCTTTCTACGACCGTGTATTTGAATTGGTAAGGCTGGTGCCTAAAGGTAGGGTAACTACCTATGGCGCCATCGCCGAAGCCGCCGGTATCCGCCTTTCCGCCCGTATGGTAGGATGGGCCCTTAATAATGCCGGTAAAGCCAAGCCCAAAGTACCTGCGCACCGCGTAGTGAACAGGGTTGGTCTGCTCAGTGCCAAACACCAGTTTGCCACTCCGACACTGATGCAGGAGCTACTCGAACAGGAAGGAATTGCGATAAAAGACGATAAGATTTTAAACTTTAAAGATGTACTTTGGTTACCAGGAAAGCCTAGAGCAGGAAAATAG
- a CDS encoding DUF5522 domain-containing protein, which produces MQTPLKEKIDFYYNEQGYMVFTEHYHLQRGYCCGNGCKHCPYAYEKVPEPKRTALLANRHNGEQEK; this is translated from the coding sequence ATGCAGACGCCGTTGAAGGAGAAGATTGATTTTTACTATAATGAACAGGGATACATGGTATTCACTGAACATTATCACCTTCAACGGGGTTACTGCTGCGGTAATGGCTGTAAACATTGTCCATACGCATATGAAAAAGTACCGGAACCCAAACGAACCGCCCTCCTTGCCAATAGGCACAACGGAGAGCAAGAAAAGTGA